From a single Asticcacaulis sp. MM231 genomic region:
- a CDS encoding helix-turn-helix transcriptional regulator: MIPVSLLSVELLSERQKEILRLVAKHYQAKEIARILNISEHTVKTHTDEARRRLDVPTSRQAARLLAEYEGVAGLPLDEPPPATGMPSSPSERAVWAHEQAISPPRPIHDDQLSGTGNSLGNAGGSQQERRHQGFGGNRTPVEQIVQPHEGAAYLAGNNSLAGGRWDGFTGRLKTLSLPQWLGLIVLVSILFPLMLGMLVQAATNALSVFQTLHASAG; this comes from the coding sequence ATGATACCGGTGAGTTTGCTGAGCGTCGAACTGTTATCAGAACGACAGAAAGAAATTCTGCGCCTGGTGGCGAAGCACTATCAGGCCAAAGAAATCGCGCGAATTCTCAATATCAGCGAGCATACGGTCAAGACCCACACCGACGAAGCGCGCCGGCGCCTCGACGTGCCGACAAGCCGTCAGGCGGCCCGGCTTTTGGCGGAATATGAAGGGGTTGCCGGCCTCCCCCTTGACGAGCCTCCCCCCGCAACGGGGATGCCGTCATCGCCATCAGAGCGGGCAGTGTGGGCGCATGAACAAGCCATTTCTCCCCCGCGACCAATACATGACGATCAGCTTTCAGGAACTGGAAACAGTCTGGGAAATGCTGGCGGCTCACAACAAGAACGACGACATCAGGGATTCGGTGGAAACCGTACGCCTGTTGAGCAAATCGTGCAGCCCCATGAAGGCGCTGCATACCTTGCTGGTAACAACAGCCTGGCTGGCGGACGATGGGATGGGTTCACAGGACGGCTGAAGACACTCAGCCTGCCGCAGTGGCTCGGCCTGATCGTCCTCGTCAGCATACTTTTCCCGCTGATGCTGGGCATGCTGGTCCAGGCCGCTACGAACGCGCTGAGTGTCTTCCAGACTTTACACGCTTCCGCCGGGTAA
- a CDS encoding tetratricopeptide repeat protein has product MRHVVKLALAGLWLASGAHAQTVDPASDLGQFRTLRGDGMTALQQGDAAKALETFDKARAILPDSPSIALLQAQVYMQQKRTDDAKAVLIDYLKRGNVLDLAKNSDFTTLWDSALEDQLQANEAPFGAIRVAAALPDFVIAEALAFEPHNAQVVYVSGIRGGNILAEEPGGEREVIKLGPGIAAFGLGLHDGKLWASTAQSRQTEGYDASKPVTSKIVAINPADGAVITTMTDAKVAREFGHLLAGKDDLYVIDNNHGEVLRLTRYGETLEVLVPEGYMDSPQGLAENEDGSLLIVSDFTSGLYRVDLKAGSMTRLLAPADGNLLGLSSIARYGHDLIAIQNGFKPNRVLRIHMSADWTQAELVETLLRSEKLLAQPSQGLVADDFFVFVAKSQWSHLDDQGNPRAETVEPALVGVIKLTP; this is encoded by the coding sequence ATGCGTCATGTCGTGAAGCTTGCGCTGGCGGGGCTCTGGCTCGCCTCTGGTGCGCATGCCCAGACGGTCGATCCGGCCTCCGATCTCGGCCAGTTCCGCACCCTGCGCGGTGACGGCATGACCGCCCTGCAGCAGGGCGATGCCGCGAAGGCGCTCGAAACCTTCGACAAGGCGCGCGCTATCCTGCCGGATTCTCCGTCGATCGCGCTGTTGCAGGCGCAGGTCTATATGCAGCAAAAGCGCACCGATGACGCCAAGGCGGTGCTGATCGATTATCTCAAGCGCGGCAATGTGCTCGATCTGGCCAAAAACAGCGATTTCACCACCCTCTGGGACAGCGCGCTGGAGGACCAGCTTCAGGCCAATGAGGCGCCGTTTGGCGCTATCCGCGTGGCGGCGGCCCTGCCGGATTTCGTCATCGCCGAGGCGCTGGCCTTTGAGCCGCACAATGCGCAGGTGGTCTATGTCAGCGGCATCCGCGGCGGCAATATCCTGGCCGAAGAGCCGGGCGGCGAACGCGAGGTTATCAAATTAGGGCCGGGCATTGCCGCCTTTGGTCTGGGACTGCATGATGGCAAGCTGTGGGCCTCCACGGCGCAAAGCCGCCAGACCGAAGGGTATGACGCTTCCAAGCCGGTGACGTCGAAGATCGTCGCCATTAATCCGGCCGATGGCGCGGTGATCACCACGATGACGGACGCCAAGGTGGCGCGCGAGTTCGGGCACCTGCTGGCGGGCAAGGACGATCTCTACGTTATCGACAACAACCACGGCGAGGTTCTGCGCCTGACCCGCTATGGCGAAACGCTCGAAGTGCTGGTGCCCGAAGGCTATATGGATTCACCGCAAGGCCTGGCCGAAAATGAGGACGGGTCGCTTTTGATCGTCAGCGATTTCACCTCCGGGCTTTACCGCGTCGACCTCAAGGCCGGCAGCATGACGCGCCTGCTGGCGCCGGCCGACGGCAATCTGCTCGGTCTGTCGTCGATCGCGCGCTATGGCCATGACCTGATCGCCATCCAGAATGGCTTCAAGCCCAACCGTGTGCTGCGCATCCATATGTCGGCGGACTGGACGCAGGCGGAATTGGTCGAGACGCTGCTGCGCTCGGAAAAGCTGCTGGCCCAGCCGTCACAAGGGCTTGTGGCCGATGACTTCTTTGTGTTCGTCGCCAAGAGCCAGTGGAGCCATCTCGATGATCAGGGCAATCCGCGCGCAGAGACGGTCGAGCCGGCTCTGGTGGGGGTTATCAAGCTGACGCCGTAG
- a CDS encoding flagellar hook-basal body complex protein, with product MSINSAMQSGVTALAANSTALATISNNIANSNTTGYKRILTNFTDLVSGSASKSSFSSGGVVAVNRQTTTNQGELNNNTSGYSLGIDGQGFFVVSDSAEDLTSGSSLLFTRDGSFTTDTKGNLVNAGGFYLEGWPADSSGNINTSATDINMLAPINVAALSKAIEATTKVTFKANLNAETKVSDLVANYDPTDAAYAMSTYDAATGTGTKPNSTISSTISDSLGQQHNITISLIKKGISTTAPTVGETEWAYEISSKDIISGGTPDLHQISTGSLFFKQDGSLDIGDAANSVASPSTGGLMDPTLNVVGASGDTAATVRWADSVGAQALPSLTFGYDVNSVTNNASSLTQITGDSTTDTVKANGTEFGTLAKVEIGKDGIVKAIYNNGNSRTLAQVALATFLNANGLTPVTGNAYAVSTKSGAFLLKTPGQTGSGTLEADTLEASTVDLAQEFTGLITTQRAYSAASKIVTTADEMLQELLAIKR from the coding sequence ATGAGTATCAACAGCGCCATGCAATCGGGCGTCACCGCCCTGGCCGCGAACTCGACCGCTCTCGCCACCATCTCGAACAACATCGCCAACTCCAACACCACCGGCTACAAGCGCATCCTGACCAACTTCACCGATCTGGTGTCGGGTTCGGCCAGCAAGTCGTCGTTCTCGTCAGGCGGCGTTGTGGCGGTCAATCGCCAGACCACGACCAATCAGGGCGAACTTAACAACAACACCTCGGGCTACAGCCTCGGCATCGACGGGCAAGGTTTCTTCGTGGTGTCGGATTCGGCGGAAGACCTGACCTCTGGCAGCTCGCTTCTGTTCACGCGCGACGGTTCGTTTACGACCGACACCAAGGGCAACCTCGTCAACGCCGGCGGTTTCTATCTCGAAGGCTGGCCGGCCGATTCGAGCGGTAATATCAACACCTCGGCCACCGACATCAACATGCTGGCGCCCATCAACGTGGCCGCGCTCTCCAAGGCCATTGAAGCCACCACCAAGGTGACCTTCAAGGCCAACCTGAACGCTGAAACCAAGGTTTCCGATCTGGTCGCCAACTATGACCCGACTGACGCAGCCTACGCCATGTCGACTTATGACGCCGCCACCGGCACCGGCACCAAGCCCAATTCGACCATATCGAGCACGATTTCGGATTCGCTGGGTCAGCAGCATAATATCACAATCTCGCTCATCAAGAAGGGTATCAGCACCACGGCGCCGACCGTGGGTGAAACCGAATGGGCTTACGAAATCTCGTCCAAGGACATTATCAGCGGCGGCACACCAGACCTGCACCAGATTTCGACCGGCTCACTGTTTTTCAAACAGGACGGCTCGCTCGACATCGGCGACGCGGCCAACAGTGTCGCCTCACCCTCGACCGGCGGCCTGATGGACCCGACCCTGAATGTGGTCGGCGCCTCGGGCGATACCGCCGCCACCGTGCGCTGGGCTGACAGCGTCGGTGCTCAGGCCCTGCCCTCGCTGACCTTCGGCTATGATGTCAACAGCGTCACCAACAATGCCAGCTCGCTGACCCAGATCACAGGGGATTCCACCACTGACACGGTCAAGGCCAACGGTACGGAATTCGGCACCCTCGCCAAGGTCGAGATCGGTAAGGACGGCATCGTCAAGGCGATCTACAATAACGGCAACTCGCGCACCCTGGCGCAGGTGGCCCTGGCCACCTTCCTGAACGCCAACGGCCTGACGCCTGTCACCGGCAACGCTTACGCGGTGTCGACAAAATCAGGCGCCTTCCTGCTCAAGACGCCCGGCCAGACCGGCTCCGGCACTTTGGAAGCTGATACGCTTGAAGCCTCCACCGTTGATCTGGCGCAGGAATTCACCGGCCTCATTACCACCCAGCGCGCCTATTCGGCAGCCTCGAAGATTGTCACAACGGCAGATGAAATGCTGCAGGAACTTCTGGCCATAAAGCGTTAG
- a CDS encoding Lrp/AsnC family transcriptional regulator — translation MSDLIDELDARILNLIQEDASLSVADLAERVGLSPSPCWRRIKRLEDLGVILKRVTVLDPDRLGLGFEVYVSVKLSLPSRANLEAFEARLENWPEVVSCQTVTGHEDYMLRVMTRDMHAYDDFLRDKLLASDLVSGVESRIIMRSVRQTTAVPISLVLDKDAPKETKTAGGK, via the coding sequence TTGTCTGATCTGATCGATGAGCTCGATGCGCGTATTCTGAACCTGATCCAGGAAGACGCCTCCCTTTCCGTGGCCGATCTGGCCGAGCGCGTGGGGCTGTCGCCTTCGCCCTGCTGGCGTCGCATCAAGCGGCTGGAAGACCTAGGGGTTATCCTCAAGCGTGTCACCGTGCTCGATCCCGACCGGCTGGGCCTTGGTTTCGAGGTGTATGTCTCGGTGAAACTCTCCCTGCCGTCGCGCGCCAATCTGGAGGCCTTCGAGGCGCGGCTGGAAAATTGGCCCGAGGTCGTCAGTTGCCAGACCGTCACCGGCCACGAGGACTATATGTTGCGCGTGATGACGCGTGACATGCACGCCTATGACGATTTCCTGCGCGACAAGCTGCTGGCCTCCGATCTGGTGTCCGGCGTTGAATCGCGTATCATCATGCGCAGCGTCCGCCAGACCACGGCGGTGCCGATCAGCCTGGTGCTCGATAAGGACGCACCAAAAGAGACAAAAACGGCCGGAGGAAAGTAA
- a CDS encoding helix-turn-helix transcriptional regulator, protein MPIRVTLDVMLAKRKVRAKDLAARIGLSETQLSLLRTGKVKGMRFETLSKICLILECRPADIMEYDPDDNDLNTGED, encoded by the coding sequence ATGCCCATTCGCGTCACACTGGATGTCATGCTGGCCAAAAGAAAGGTGCGCGCCAAGGATCTGGCGGCGCGCATCGGCCTGTCCGAAACCCAGCTCAGCCTTTTGCGCACCGGTAAGGTGAAAGGGATGCGTTTCGAGACACTCTCGAAGATTTGCCTGATTTTAGAGTGCCGGCCGGCCGATATTATGGAATATGATCCGGACGATAACGATCTCAATACGGGTGAAGACTGA
- a CDS encoding helix-turn-helix transcriptional regulator, whose amino-acid sequence MGCGRQKEPEQNPQKRGVGLVILQRVCKFLFMTDEDVKTANMPHATDLHVGDVVRKRRKELKFSQAELAKAVGLTFQQIQKYERGSNRISASKLYEIAHFLNIPIAYFFDGLSAEEEIRAPFKEGNTDAFLASIEGQSLANAFVKLTPAKRKGVMALVRAIVADERPPS is encoded by the coding sequence ATGGGCTGCGGGCGGCAGAAAGAACCAGAGCAAAACCCGCAGAAGCGTGGCGTCGGGCTTGTCATTTTGCAAAGGGTGTGCAAATTCTTATTCATGACCGATGAAGACGTTAAAACCGCGAACATGCCCCACGCCACAGACCTGCACGTCGGCGACGTTGTCAGAAAGCGCCGCAAGGAACTGAAATTCAGCCAGGCCGAACTGGCGAAGGCCGTCGGGCTGACCTTTCAGCAAATTCAAAAATACGAACGCGGCTCGAATCGCATTTCGGCGTCAAAACTCTATGAGATCGCGCACTTTCTCAACATACCCATCGCTTATTTCTTCGATGGCTTATCCGCTGAAGAAGAAATTCGCGCGCCCTTTAAGGAAGGCAATACCGATGCTTTCCTCGCCAGCATCGAAGGACAGTCTTTGGCCAATGCCTTCGTGAAACTGACGCCCGCCAAGCGCAAGGGCGTTATGGCCCTGGTCCGCGCCATAGTGGCCGACGAGCGGCCCCCCTCTTAA
- a CDS encoding endonuclease/exonuclease/phosphatase family protein, protein MRIAITTGLALLLATSAGAETVRLMSYNIRVDVEGDNPRWAERRDPLARQIAFTGPDVFGVQEATQPAVADLASRLPAYGHYGIGRDDGKDGETTTLFYNSARFTLVKAQTQWCSKTPDVPGKDADAALPRTFTRLILRERKSGRLLDIRNAHFDHIGVVARENCARQIEALPRWPGASVMVMGDFNSGTDSAPYKLLSDDTGLNLKDARKGAAIDFGPTGTFNGFDIRQTDGDAIDHIFVDRALKVTRFAVLTDSFGGRVISDHFPIVADVELKKK, encoded by the coding sequence ATGCGTATAGCCATAACCACCGGCCTGGCATTGCTGCTGGCCACCTCCGCCGGCGCCGAAACGGTGCGGCTGATGAGCTACAATATCCGCGTTGATGTCGAAGGCGATAATCCGCGCTGGGCCGAGCGCCGCGATCCGCTGGCCAGGCAAATTGCCTTTACAGGGCCGGATGTCTTCGGCGTGCAGGAAGCGACGCAACCCGCCGTGGCTGACCTTGCCAGCCGCCTGCCGGCATACGGCCATTACGGCATCGGCCGCGACGACGGCAAGGACGGAGAAACCACCACCCTGTTCTACAACAGCGCCCGCTTTACCCTGGTGAAGGCCCAGACCCAGTGGTGCTCGAAAACACCGGACGTGCCTGGCAAGGACGCCGATGCCGCCCTGCCGCGCACCTTTACGCGCCTGATCCTGCGTGAGCGCAAAAGCGGCCGCCTGCTCGATATCCGCAACGCCCATTTCGATCATATCGGCGTTGTGGCGCGGGAAAACTGCGCCCGCCAGATCGAGGCCCTGCCGCGCTGGCCGGGTGCGAGCGTGATGGTGATGGGGGATTTCAACTCTGGCACCGACAGCGCCCCCTATAAGCTGCTGAGCGATGACACAGGCCTGAACCTGAAGGACGCCCGCAAAGGCGCTGCCATCGATTTTGGCCCCACCGGCACCTTCAACGGTTTCGATATTCGCCAGACCGACGGGGACGCCATCGACCATATCTTTGTCGATCGCGCCCTCAAGGTGACGCGCTTCGCCGTGCTGACCGACAGCTTTGGCGGTCGGGTGATCTCGGATCACTTCCCCATCGTCGCCGATGTCGAACTGAAAAAGAAATAG
- a CDS encoding helix-turn-helix domain-containing protein → MGRSADYSKEKCALAASLDIIGEPWTLLIIRDAFSGLCRFEQWQEALGLARNVLAARLKHLVAHGVFEQSLYCERPRRYEYLLTDKGRELRPMILFMQDWGQKHVYGEERAIYETIHTCGHSLSPVTHCAHCEQRVQMGELGVQQNPDAISLAELGKRRFIAEEVD, encoded by the coding sequence ATGGGCCGATCAGCAGACTATAGTAAAGAAAAGTGCGCCCTTGCGGCGAGTTTGGATATTATCGGTGAGCCCTGGACGCTCCTGATTATCCGCGACGCCTTCTCGGGGCTTTGCCGCTTCGAGCAATGGCAGGAAGCGCTGGGGTTGGCGCGCAATGTGTTGGCCGCGCGGCTCAAGCACCTGGTGGCGCACGGCGTCTTTGAGCAAAGCCTCTATTGCGAGCGTCCGCGCCGCTATGAATATCTGCTGACCGACAAGGGCCGCGAACTGCGCCCGATGATCCTCTTCATGCAGGACTGGGGCCAGAAGCATGTCTATGGCGAGGAGCGCGCGATTTACGAGACGATCCATACCTGTGGCCACAGCCTGTCGCCGGTGACGCACTGTGCGCACTGTGAACAGCGCGTGCAGATGGGCGAACTTGGCGTGCAGCAGAACCCGGACGCCATATCTCTGGCTGAACTTGGCAAGCGCCGGTTTATTGCTGAAGAGGTGGATTGA
- a CDS encoding flagellar hook assembly protein FlgD, producing the protein MVTTVSNTASTTTSSSTAASASSVTSDYTTFLNLLTAQIKNQDPLSPMDTTEWTNQLVQYSSVEQEIKSNQYLEALTNQSTQSNMNAAVSYIGKTVTADQDVAALKDGTAEWQYALGATATKATMTISDSDGTVVWSGDAPDMTSGSHAFTWDGKDSNGNSLADGEYTLSIKASNAAGDVEAAAGITGIVTSASNSDGTILLKVGNTSVDLTAVTSVS; encoded by the coding sequence ATGGTTACGACCGTAAGCAACACAGCCAGTACGACCACCAGTTCCTCGACCGCCGCCAGCGCGTCGTCGGTGACCAGCGACTACACCACCTTTCTCAACCTGCTGACGGCGCAGATCAAGAACCAGGATCCGCTGTCACCGATGGACACCACCGAGTGGACCAATCAGCTCGTGCAGTATTCCTCGGTTGAGCAGGAAATAAAGAGCAACCAGTATCTCGAGGCGCTCACCAATCAGAGCACCCAGAGCAATATGAATGCCGCCGTCAGCTATATTGGCAAGACCGTCACCGCCGATCAGGACGTGGCTGCGCTCAAGGACGGCACGGCTGAATGGCAATATGCGCTGGGCGCCACCGCCACCAAGGCGACGATGACCATTTCAGACTCAGACGGGACGGTTGTCTGGAGCGGCGATGCCCCCGACATGACCTCGGGCAGCCATGCCTTCACCTGGGATGGCAAGGACAGCAACGGCAATAGTCTGGCCGATGGCGAATACACCCTCAGTATCAAAGCCAGCAATGCGGCCGGAGATGTCGAAGCTGCAGCCGGGATCACAGGAATCGTCACCTCAGCCTCCAATTCCGATGGCACCATTCTTCTTAAGGTCGGCAACACCTCGGTCGATCTGACCGCCGTCACCTCCGTATCTTAA
- the groL gene encoding chaperonin GroEL (60 kDa chaperone family; promotes refolding of misfolded polypeptides especially under stressful conditions; forms two stacked rings of heptamers to form a barrel-shaped 14mer; ends can be capped by GroES; misfolded proteins enter the barrel where they are refolded when GroES binds) has product MAAKQVLFGSDAREKMLRGVNILANAVKVTLGPKGRNVVLDKSFGAPRSTKDGVSVAKEIELEDKFENMGAQMIREVASKTNDKAGDGTTTATVLAQAIVQEGLKSVAAGMNPMDLKRGIDKAVQIVVAEIKASSKKVTTNAEIAQVGTISANGDAEVGEMIAKAMEKVGNEGVITVEEAKTAETELDVVEGMQFDRGYLSPYFITNPDKMEVVLEDPYILVFDKKISSLQPMLPILEAVVQSGRPLLIIAEDVEGEALATLVVNRLRGGLRVAAVKAPGFGDRRKAMLEDIAVLTKGEVISEDLGIKLETVSLDQLGRAKKVTITKENTTIVDGVGEKSDIEARIGQIKKQIEETTSDYDKEKLQERLAKLAGGVAVIRVGGSTEVEVKEKKDRVDDALNATRAAVEEGIVPGGGTALLKASKALKGIEGANADQTAGINIIRRAIQAPLRQIAENSGVEGSVVVNAILANDSATFGFNAQTEQYVDLVADGVIDPAKVVRTALQDAASVAGILITTEAAVAEAPKKDAGAQAPQMGGGMGGMGGMDF; this is encoded by the coding sequence ATGGCTGCCAAACAAGTTCTGTTCGGTTCCGACGCGCGCGAAAAAATGCTGCGCGGCGTGAACATCCTCGCCAACGCTGTAAAAGTGACCCTCGGCCCCAAGGGCCGCAACGTCGTGCTCGACAAGTCCTTCGGCGCCCCGCGCTCGACCAAGGACGGCGTCTCCGTCGCCAAGGAAATCGAACTGGAAGACAAGTTCGAAAACATGGGCGCGCAGATGATCCGCGAAGTCGCCTCCAAGACCAACGACAAGGCCGGTGACGGCACCACCACCGCCACTGTGCTGGCGCAAGCCATCGTGCAAGAAGGCCTCAAGTCGGTTGCCGCCGGCATGAACCCGATGGACCTGAAGCGCGGCATCGACAAGGCCGTCCAGATCGTCGTCGCCGAAATCAAGGCATCGTCGAAGAAGGTCACCACCAACGCTGAAATCGCCCAGGTCGGCACCATCTCCGCCAACGGCGACGCCGAAGTCGGCGAAATGATCGCCAAGGCCATGGAAAAGGTCGGCAATGAAGGCGTCATCACGGTTGAAGAAGCCAAGACCGCCGAAACCGAACTCGACGTCGTCGAAGGCATGCAGTTCGACCGCGGCTACCTGTCGCCTTACTTCATCACCAACCCCGACAAGATGGAAGTGGTTCTCGAAGACCCTTACATCCTGGTGTTCGACAAGAAGATCTCGTCGCTCCAGCCCATGCTGCCGATCTTAGAGGCCGTTGTGCAATCGGGCCGTCCGCTGCTGATCATCGCTGAAGACGTGGAAGGCGAAGCGCTTGCCACCCTCGTCGTCAACCGCCTGCGTGGCGGCCTGCGCGTTGCCGCCGTCAAGGCGCCTGGCTTCGGCGATCGCCGCAAGGCCATGCTGGAAGACATCGCCGTCCTGACCAAGGGCGAAGTGATCTCCGAAGACCTCGGCATCAAGCTGGAAACCGTTTCGCTCGACCAGCTCGGCCGCGCCAAGAAGGTGACCATCACCAAGGAAAACACCACCATCGTTGATGGCGTTGGCGAAAAGTCCGATATCGAAGCCCGAATCGGTCAGATCAAGAAGCAGATCGAAGAAACCACCTCCGACTACGACAAGGAAAAGCTGCAAGAACGTCTGGCCAAGCTGGCCGGTGGCGTTGCCGTTATCCGCGTCGGTGGCTCCACCGAAGTGGAAGTCAAGGAAAAGAAGGACCGCGTCGACGACGCGCTGAACGCCACGCGTGCAGCCGTTGAAGAAGGCATCGTTCCGGGCGGCGGCACGGCGCTCCTGAAGGCCTCGAAGGCCCTCAAGGGCATCGAAGGCGCCAATGCGGATCAAACCGCCGGCATCAACATCATCCGTCGCGCGATTCAAGCGCCGCTGCGCCAGATCGCCGAGAACTCCGGTGTTGAAGGCTCGGTGGTTGTCAACGCCATCCTGGCCAATGACAGCGCCACCTTCGGCTTCAACGCCCAGACCGAACAGTATGTCGATCTGGTCGCCGACGGCGTTATCGATCCGGCCAAGGTTGTCCGCACGGCTCTGCAAGACGCCGCTTCGGTCGCTGGCATCCTGATCACCACGGAAGCCGCTGTCGCCGAAGCCCCTAAGAAGGACGCTGGCGCTCAAGCCCCGCAAATGGGTGGCGGCATGGGCGGTATGGGCGGTATGGATTTCTAA
- a CDS encoding DUF2975 domain-containing protein → MSKPFIPLHTLSLLTKIAVGVLTFTLIVGQSATITAMVLELNSPSYKFSIIPAFWVGLMAPGFYLCALWAASNVFTRMDKGDAFGEATVKGLKEVGSNLIWGAAAAIFIAPTLNLLIETDFQRLTGLKYDFEIESLTIGLIGFTLYLLAQQGQSLKSELDQIV, encoded by the coding sequence ATGTCGAAACCCTTTATACCTCTGCACACACTGAGCCTCCTCACCAAGATCGCCGTCGGCGTGCTCACCTTCACCCTGATCGTCGGCCAGAGCGCCACCATCACGGCCATGGTGCTTGAGTTGAACAGCCCGTCTTATAAATTCTCGATAATCCCGGCCTTCTGGGTGGGCCTGATGGCGCCGGGCTTTTACCTGTGCGCGCTGTGGGCGGCCTCGAACGTCTTTACCCGCATGGACAAGGGTGATGCTTTCGGCGAGGCCACGGTCAAGGGGCTGAAAGAGGTGGGGAGCAACCTGATCTGGGGCGCTGCGGCGGCCATCTTCATCGCTCCCACCCTGAACCTACTGATCGAGACCGATTTTCAGCGCCTGACAGGGCTGAAATATGACTTTGAGATCGAGAGCCTGACCATAGGCCTGATCGGTTTCACGCTTTATCTGCTGGCCCAGCAAGGCCAGAGCCTTAAATCGGAACTCGACCAGATCGTTTAG
- a CDS encoding DUF1153 domain-containing protein yields MLQEQRRDNKGEKYVIGPTGAKLTLNDLPPAGTERWVIRRKAEVVAAVRGGLLTFDDACERYNITSEEFLGWQKAIENHGMAGLRTTRIQSYR; encoded by the coding sequence ATGCTTCAAGAGCAACGCCGCGATAACAAAGGCGAAAAATACGTGATTGGTCCTACCGGGGCAAAACTGACACTCAACGACCTGCCGCCAGCCGGCACGGAACGTTGGGTCATACGCCGCAAGGCAGAGGTGGTGGCAGCCGTGCGCGGCGGTCTCCTGACCTTTGACGATGCGTGCGAGCGCTACAACATTACCTCGGAAGAGTTCCTGGGTTGGCAAAAGGCCATTGAGAATCATGGCATGGCCGGCCTGCGCACCACGAGAATCCAGTCTTACCGCTAA
- a CDS encoding ATP-binding cassette domain-containing protein, whose product MPADDSTPSLLTIRNAHVVRGQHTLLDGLSLTLNACQHTAILGPNGSGKSTLVKLITRQLYPLAGGYVSLFGHARWNVTDLRSLMGIVSSSMQLDFDAHPPLEVFDCVVSGFFAARGLWKQHAVSDDMRVRSQEALEQTGASHLIGRDMSSLSTGEARRVLIARALVHRPKALLLDEPCAGLDPAARRVFLEGLRRLAQGGTTLILVTHHIEEILPEIGHIVMLRDGRVLHEGDKSALLDSAHLTELFGMPVEVEPRGAWFGASVD is encoded by the coding sequence TTGCCCGCCGATGACTCCACCCCTTCCCTGCTGACCATCCGAAACGCCCATGTGGTGCGCGGCCAGCACACCCTGCTCGATGGGCTCAGCCTGACGCTCAACGCCTGTCAGCACACCGCTATTCTCGGCCCCAACGGTTCGGGCAAGTCCACCCTCGTCAAGCTGATCACGCGCCAGCTTTATCCGCTGGCCGGCGGCTACGTGTCGCTGTTCGGCCACGCGCGCTGGAACGTCACCGACCTGCGCAGCCTGATGGGCATTGTCTCGTCCTCGATGCAGCTCGATTTCGACGCCCATCCGCCGCTGGAGGTCTTCGATTGTGTCGTCTCCGGCTTCTTCGCGGCGCGTGGGCTATGGAAGCAGCACGCGGTCAGCGACGACATGCGCGTTCGCAGTCAGGAAGCGCTGGAACAGACCGGCGCCAGCCATCTGATCGGCCGCGACATGTCGAGCTTATCGACCGGCGAGGCCCGGCGCGTGCTGATCGCGCGGGCCCTGGTGCACCGACCCAAGGCGCTGCTGCTCGATGAACCGTGCGCCGGACTCGATCCGGCGGCGCGGCGTGTCTTTCTGGAAGGTTTGCGCAGACTAGCTCAAGGCGGAACGACGCTTATTCTGGTCACCCACCATATCGAGGAAATCCTGCCGGAGATCGGTCATATCGTCATGCTGCGCGATGGCCGCGTGCTGCATGAGGGCGACAAATCCGCCCTGCTCGATAGCGCTCACCTGACCGAGCTTTTCGGCATGCCGGTCGAGGTCGAGCCGCGCGGGGCGTGGTTTGGCGCGAGCGTGGATTAA
- the groES gene encoding co-chaperone GroES: MSFRPLGDRVLVKRVEEEAKTKGGIIIPDTAKEKPQEGEVVSVGPGARNDKGEQVALDVKAGDRILFGKWGGTEVKIDGEDLLILKESDVLGVITK, translated from the coding sequence ATGAGCTTTCGCCCGTTAGGCGACCGCGTTCTGGTCAAGAGAGTTGAAGAAGAAGCCAAGACCAAGGGTGGCATCATCATCCCCGACACCGCCAAGGAAAAGCCGCAAGAAGGCGAAGTCGTCTCGGTCGGCCCCGGTGCACGCAATGACAAGGGCGAGCAAGTCGCTCTCGACGTCAAGGCCGGCGACCGCATCCTGTTCGGCAAGTGGGGCGGCACGGAAGTCAAGATCGACGGCGAAGACCTGTTGATCCTGAAGGAATCCGACGTTCTGGGCGTCATCACGAAGTAA